A stretch of DNA from Allomeiothermus silvanus DSM 9946:
TTCGTTGCCGGGGGGCCTCGCCTAGCTCGGGGTACTCGGCTAGCAGCGCGCCCCAGGCTGAGGGGACGTCGCAGTCGAGCGCCAGCGTTTCAGCGGGGGGCAGGATGCCCACCCCAGCCCCGGGCGCGGCCTGCCACCAGCGGCGCAGCACCTCGGGGTCGGTGCTGGCGTCCCTCAACCCGCTAGGGACTAAACGCCCGTGCGGGCGCTTCTCGCCGGGAAGCAGTGGCAACACGGGGTAGCCCATCCCAGCGTACTCGAGGGCGGTAGCAGATGTGCTATACTTTTCATAGCTACGCATAGCCAACCCCTACTCGCCCCCGCCCTGCCCGGCGGGGTAATTCTCGTGCCCCTCGAGCCATTCGCGTAGAGCGCTCGCGGGAATCAACCAACGGGAACCGAGCTTGCGAGCGGGCAAAACGCCGAGACGTACGTACTTATCAATCGTGTTTACATGGAGTCCGAGTAGCTCTGCCACCTCTTTGCGGGAGTAGGCAAGTTTTTTGTTGTCCAACACGAGAAAACCTCCGTGTTCACGGAGGCCGGGTATACCGGCCTAAAGCCTGTAGCCGTGACGGGATAAACCCGTCGCCTACAGCTTTTTAGGCCGAGGGTGCGTTGGGTCGGATTGTTGGGATGAGTACTAGCGGTTCGGGTGGGGGGTAGAAAAAGCGTTCACGCGAGTGGCGGTACAGGGGGGTGGCCACCACCAAGCTGTGGATCCGGGCGGCTAGAAATGCAATTACTATCCGGCTCAGGGTTGCCACGCGGGTGGATAAAGCACACAGTTCCTCCTGGAGAAATTCCGCGCGTCCCTCGTGCATGCGCTCATAGATGGCCCTTCTTGCGCCAAACCCGAGGGGCCAAAGCACCAGCAAGAGGATTCTAGTAGCTCGAATGATCGTGTGCAGATAGCGCGGGTTGCCGGTTCGCAGAAGGCCCCGCACTGAGAATTTAAGGAGAGGCATAACGTATCTCGCGGGGGCCAGCCACACAAAAATCAAAGACCTCAGCAAACGCCAGCGCCAGAGAAGGGGAATTTTGATGAATTCCGCAGGCGTGAAATGCGGTAGAGCTAACCGCCTCCTCAGGATGTGCCTTTCAATGATCAAATCCACACGGGCGGCACGTACCGAACAACGTGCATCCTGCACCTTGCACCAGTGCTGAAACGCCCTACCGCCCCTCATACAGACATCATACCACATGTTGTGTCAAAAAAAATGTACACACAATATATACCCCCTACTGACACACATCCTGACCCAAATCCTGACCCAAATTGACCCAAAAATTGACCCAAAACCGGAAGTGTTCTATTGTGCGTGGAAGTGTGGGGAGTTGGCTTCAGCACAGCGCTTTTTGTGGGTCAGTGTGTGGCGTTGTTTAAGCCCGAAGTCACCTCATAATCGTGGTGTCGGCGGTTCAAGTCCGCCCATAGCCACCAGCCCCGGAAGCCCAGCGCTTCCGGATTTTTATTCAAACTTCGATAGATCCACCGGCACAATATAGGCGCAATCGGTATCGGCTTCGGTCTTGATCACCACGTTGAGGGTACCTTTGGGGTCTATGCTGGAGATCAAACTGGACTTACGCGGCCTCCACCTGCACCGATAACAAAGGGCCTAAATCCAGGCCTGGCTTGCCGGCATGGGTAGAAACCCAACCTCTACTCCATCAGCCCATAGGCCACCAGCCCCAAGACTTTGGCCCGCCGCCCCTTCCACCCTAGCCCCTGCTGCAATCCCCGGAAGATCTCCTCAATCCCCTGCCGCAACGCCCTCTTTCCCTCCGAGTCCACACCAAAACGGGCGTAAAACCTCCCCCATCGGCGCACCATCTGCACCGCAGTGGACCCCTCCAGCCCGAGTCTCGTCACGAATCCAGTACTTTCCTTGCCGCGCAGCAGGCGTCGAACAGCACCCCCTCTTCCTCCCGGCCCCACTCCAAAAGGGAGCCGGCTAGGCCCAGTTTGCTTTCCTCCCCAGCAGGAAGGGACCCGACGCCGACCCCTGGCGTCGGTCCAGGCCAGGACCACCAGGCTGAAGCGACCCGTCCTTGGGGCTCTTCAGGCGTTGGAGGCCGAGCTGGCCTGAGCGACAGCAAGGGGGTAGCCCCCCAGGGTACGGCAGGGCGAGAGGCAGAGGCTAAGGCTTCTAGCGCGCGGCCCCCGAAGTCCCTGCGATAGCAGTTGACGAAGTCCCTGCGACAGCAGAGGACCGGGGTTGGTATCCTAATCTGACGTGAAGGCCCATTTCGTCTGGTGATCCCTAGGGTGCGTAAGTCCAGCCCTCTGAGAAACCTGACCAGGACTACGAACTGTCTAAACCAGTTCGCGCAACGTCCGGATTCCTAGCTTGGCGCGCAGAACCAAAAATATCTCCGCGGTAGCGAGCGCATCGGTTAGAGCGTGGTGAGCGGTGTAAGGTGGTAGATCAAGAAAGGCCCGCGCCTTGGCCAAATTCTCAGGAGGTGTTTCGGGGTGGGGCTCGAGCAGCGCTCGCCGTTGGCCGAGCTTGTGCAGCAGTTTGACGGTATCTACTACCTGTGGCTCGGGCCAAACCAGGTCGCAACGGGCATACGCGCGCCTCAAAAACGCTACGTCCACCAAAGCGTGATGGACCAGCAAGACCCCCTCTTTGAGCCGCTGATGAACTTCGCGCAAGACCTGGCAAAGCGGGGGGGCCTCACGCAGCTCGAAAGGGCGGATCTGGTGAGCCCGCAGCCCCTCGAGCGAGAGCGTGTCGAAACGGTGGGGGCGCACCAAGCTGTAAAAGTGCTCCCCGTAGCGGATCACCCCTTTCCGAATGGGAACCATGCCCACCGAGAGGATTTGATCTTGGGGTTTGAGCCCGCTGGTCTCAAGGTCAAGCGCCCAGTACACCACTTCCTCCCAAGGCAATGCGGGGGTGCGTCGTAGCAGGCGCTTAAGCATGGGTGTAAGCAAAGAAAATGCGATCAAGCGGGGTTGTCGTTGGTTGGGAGAGGATCCATGGCCAACCACAGCCTGGCTTCACCCGAGCTGGTCAGTGCGGAAGCTTAGGCGGGTGGCCTCTTGGGCTTCGCGGATGGCCAGAAAGGCTTCGCGTAGATGGCGGCGCTCCAGCGGGCTCAAGGTTTCTAGCCGTACTCGGTTTCCCACCGGCTGACCTTTGCGGAAGGCCTGCAGCTGTTCGCGTAGCCGCAGACGCAGCAAGAAGGCAAAGGCTTCTGCCAGAGTCAGCGCGGTCTCTTCGCTCAGTGTCCCGGCTTGGGCGGCAGCTTTCAGACGCTCGGGCGTGCTCACCGCTTCGGAACCGGCGGCTAGGGCGTAGAGGCGAGCTAGGCTGACGATGGGAGTGATGCCGCTTTTCTTGAGGTCGAGCCCGGCCTCATCCTGGCGGATTTGCCGGAAGAGGGTGAGCGGAGGCCGGAACTCGAGCGCGGAGCGGGCCAGCTGGGCTAGAAAGCGCTGGTTCGAGCGGGCCTGTCCCACTGCTTCGCGCAGCGCGCTGAGATCAAGCGAGCTGTGTAGCGGGCGGAAGTCAAAGAAGATGGCGCTTTCGAGCAGGGCCTCTGGGGTAGGCCGCTCGATCCACTCCCGGAAGAGCTGGAGCCAATCGGCCAGGGGTTTGTGCCAGTTTATCGCCATGTAACCGCCCGGACAGGGAGGGAACCCAGCGCTCAGCATCCCGTTTACCACGAACTCCGCGAGCTGGGGGAAGTAATGGGCGGCTTGTGGAGAGGGCTGGGCGTAGATCAGCGCGTTATCCTGGTCGGTGAGGAGGGTCTGCTCCATCCGTCCTTCGGAGCCGAAGACAATCCAGGCATAGGGGGTAGGAGGTGGCCCCAGCTTTTGTTCGGCCAGGCGCAATAGACGGTATAGCAGTAGGTCGTTGAGGGTGCTCACCGCGCGCCCGATCTCCGCTGCACCCAGCCCACCGTTGAGCAGGTTTTCTATCACTCCGGCTAGCTCGAGCCCGTATCCCTGTAGCTGTTCTGGATCTTCGCTACGCTCGAGACGCCGGGCTAGGTACAGTGGGCTTCGCGCTTGCTGGCGCAGAAAAACTGTATCGGTGACGACTCCTATGATCCGCCCTTCCTCGGTGAGAGGCAGGTGGTGAATATCCTGGGCAATCATGAAGGATAGCGCCTCGAAGAGCGAACTCGAGGCCGCTAAGGTTTTCAGCGGGGTGCTCATCACCTGCTCTACCGGGGTGTTGGGGGGTAAGCCCTCGGCTAGCACCCGGTTTCTAAGGTCGCGGTCGGTCAGGATGCCCACCGGGTCGCCCATCACCAGCACCGAGCTGATACGGTGCTGTCGCATGAGCTGGGCTGCTTGTTGCACCGTGTATCCGCGGGGAACAAAGACCGCAGGCCGGCTCACCACTTGCCTGATGGGCAAGCTGAAATCTACCTGCAGGTAGGTGGATTCGGGTTGCACCGCCTTATGCAGCCGCTCGGCGAGCCCCTGGGTAAAGAACTGGGCGAAGCCGGGATACTCCATCAGGGTGCGAAAGGTCTCGGCGGGCCAGCGGTAGGCCAAGAGGTCTTCCTCGGCGATAACATCGAAGGCCGGGGCGTCCTGGGAGAGCAGCGAGGGGTAACCGAATAGGTCACCCTCCTCGAGTTGCATCACCACCTTCCCCCCTCGCTCGAGTCGAACCGAGCCTTTGCGGATCAGGTATAGATGGTTACTGCTCTTACCCCCCTCCTCGAGCACCCGCATCCCGGCAGGCAGATAGGCCACCTCGAGGCTTTTTTCCAGTATCTGTAGGGCTTGTAGCGGGAGCTGGTCGAAGGGTGGGCACAACTGGACGAAATCCAGCGGATCGGAGAATTTTTGCGCGTTCATGGTGGATAAAAGCTCCCGCCCAGCATAGCCCGGGCGGGGAGGGCAAGATGCGAAGCCTCCGTACTGACTCAGTCGCCTGCGCCCAAGTGTACCCGACGTTCGACCTCGAGGAAGCGCTCCTCGGCTTCGCGTTCGCGGGAGAGTATCGAGACCAGCCATCCGGCCAGGAAGCCCAGGGGGATGGAGATAATGCCGGGGTTCTTCAAGGGGAAAATAGGCGCTGCGTGCTTGAGGATATCTACCTGAACCGTGGGGGAAAGGTAGATGAGCAGCACCGCGGAGAGAGTACCTACCAGAATGGCGGCCACCGCTCCCGCTGTAGTGAAACCCCGCCAGAATATGGAATACACCAAAGCGGGAAGGTTTCCGCTGGCGGCGATGGCGAAGGCCAGACCCACGGTAAAAGCCACGTTCTGCCCCTTGAAAGCGATCCCCAGGAGGATGGCTACTATCCCCAGAACCAGGGTGGCGGTCCGGGCCACACGGAGCTGCTCCCCCTCGGAAACATGCCCTCGGCGTACCACGTTTACCCAAATGTCATGGGAGAGCGCCGCCGCCCCGGAGAGGGTAAGGCCCGCCACCACCGCCAGGATAGTAGCAAAGGCCACCGCGGCGATGAATCCCAGGAAGGGAGTACCCCCTAACGCCTCGGCGAGCAGGGGAGCTGCCATGTTCCCCCCCTTGTCGATGGCCCGGATGGCGTCTGGCCCCACCAGGGTCATCGCGCCAAAGCCCAACACGAAGGTCATCAGGTAGAAGAACCCAATGAAGAGGGTGGCCCAGGTAACCGAGGTCCGAGCGGCCTTGGCGTCGGGAACGGTGTAAAAACGCATCAAGATGTGGGGCAGCCCAGCCGTGCCTAGCATGAGGGCCAGTCCTAGCGAGAGGGTGTCGATGGGGTTGGCTACCAGCCCCCCGGGGGCCAGGACTTTATCCCCCTTAGGACTTACGCAGTTGGCTGAAGGATGTGGAGGGGATGGGCGAGATAACTTCGTATTGCCTCGCGAACAATGGACGCCTTGGCCTCGTACCAGCTCACCCCCCTGCGCAGCCGGTAGACCTCCAGCCGGAGGAAGGCCCGCAAAGCCAGGAGGAGGTGCCGCAGGATGGAGACCGCCTTCCTCACCTGGGCCCGCTCCACCCCACAGCACTGCTTGAGCCCCCGATGGTACACTTCGATCCCCCATCCTTGCCGCTCTAACTCCGCCCGCTTCTCTTCGCTCATCCCCAGATGGTTCGTGGCCCAGTACTCCGCCTCCCCGTCCTTGGAGAGCGTTCGGAACACCCTCACGAACCCAAAACCCCGAAGATGAACCACCCTCCCCTCCCCAGGGATTTCCACCTCACGGATGGGTACATTTCCCTTCCCCTCCGGGTTGACCAGGCGGTTGCCCTTCAGCCGCGTCAGAAACCGCCAGCCAAAGCTGACTATGGCCTTGAGGTTCTCCAAGCTGGCATACCAGCTGTCCATCAGGACATATTCCGGCTGAAACCCCCGCTCCTTCGCTTTCTGGAGCATGGTCTGAAAGTGGTCGTTTTTTCTCTTCCCATCCTGGGGCTTGTCGTAGACCCGAAAGTCGCAGGGGATCAGGGCCTGCCCCTCCGTCCACAGCAGGGTCATGAGGGCGATGCCCCTAACCACCCTTTGGTGTTTGCCGCTCCAGTGGTAACTCACCAGATCCATGTCCCGAGCGTAGGGCTTATCCAGGGTGGTGTCGTCCAGGATCAGCAGCCCCTCCCTGAGCTTCACGAAGGCCTTGGCCTCCTGCCACAGCGCCGCCGTGTCGGGCGGCTGTCTTTGCAGCAGGCGGGTAAAGGCATCATGGGCGGGAGGGCTCTTCTCCTTTGGACTACAGCGAGCGGCCTCGGTACAGGTGAAGACCCGCTGAGCGGCGATGAGAAAGTGGATGTAGTCCAGGTCATCGCACTTCGGTGGGTTCATGGGCATCACCCCCTTTGGAGAAGCTTGGCTAAGCACTCTCCTCCTAGCACACAGAAGAATGTCCAGTCAACTGCAACTGCGTAACTCCTAAGCGTCTACCAGGGCTTCGCTTTGGAGCTGCCCAGCCCTGAGCACTACAAAGGCTTTGATGCGCTCGCCTTTCAAGGAATCCGCCACCCCGATCACCGCGGCCTCGGCGACTGCAGGGTGGGAGACCAAGGCGCTCTCCACGTCCGCGGTTCCGATGCGGTGCCCGGCCACGTTGAGTACATCGTCGGCACGGCCTAAGACGCTGAAGTAGCCGTCTTCGTCGCAACTCGCTACATCCCCCGCAGCGTAGACTTCGCCGGGGATCTCGCGCCAGTACTGGGCGTAGCGTTCAGGGTTACCCCATACGGTGCGCATCATGTGGGGGAAGGGCCGTTTGAGCACGAGTAGCCCGCCCTGCCCCGCCGGGACCTCCTGGCCCTCAGGGCTGACGATGGCTGCTTCTACCCCCGGCAACGCCACGCCCGCCGCTCCCGGCTTGGCCGGGTGAGTGAGGGGGGTTCCCAAGGTGGGACCGCCGAGTTCGGTCTGCCACCAGTTATCCGCCACGAAAGCCCGCCGTCCCGAGTCGGCTAGGTGTTCCCAGGCCCACAGCCAGGCCTCGGGATTGAGGGGTTCTCCCGCCACGGCCAGCAGGCGTAGGCTCGAGAGGTCGGCCTTGCTCGGCCATTCCGGGCCAAACTTCATAAACATCCGCACCGCAGTGGGCGCGGTGAACATCACGTTGACCCGGTAGCGCTCGACCAACTGCCAAAAAATACCTGGATTGGGGTAGTCGGGAGCCCCCTCGCGCAGCACGCTGGTGAGACCTTCGAGCAGCGGAGCGTAGACAATATAGGAGTGCCCCACGATCCAGCCGATGTCCGAGGTACTCCAGAACACGTCAGTATCCTTGGCGTCAAAGAAGGTGCGCAGGTGGTAGGTGGTGCCCACCATGTACCCGCCGTGGACGTGGACGACCCCCTTGGGCTTGCCGGTGGAGCCCGAGGTGTAGAGGATAAACAGGGGGTGTTCGCTGTCCAGCGGCTCGGCGGGGGCCAAGGTGCTCTCGGCCTCGAGCACCTCCCAGAACTCGGGGTGCCGGGGCGTGTTGCCCCGGCGGTGCCATAACACCTCGACCTCGAGCCCCTGCACCGCTTCCTCGACCACCCCGCTCAGCGACACGGCCTGTCCGGCTTGGTAAGACCGGTCTGCCGCGATCAAGAGCTTAGCCCCGGTATCCTCTAAGCGCTCGCGCAAAGCAGCTGCCCCCAATCCTGCCGGGATCAGCACATGCACGGCCCCGATGCGGGCACACGCCAGCATGGCCAAAGAGGCCTCGAGCCCGGTGGGCATATACACGGCTACTCGATCTCCCGCCACCACCCCTAGCCGCTTTAAGGCCGAGGCTAACCGAGCGGTTCGGTCCAGCAGCTCGCGGTAGGTGAGCTTGTGGGTTTTGCCCTCTCCCGAAAGCGCCACCAGCGCCAGTTGGTTACGCCGCGGGCTCGAGGCGTGGCGGTCGAGGGCGTTATAGGTCAGGTTGGTTTTCCCGCCGACGAACCAGCGATGAAGGGGCAGGTTCAGCTCCTGGACTTTCCTCCACCGCTCAAACCAACAGAAGCGCTCAGCCCACTCCGCCCAGAACCCCTCGGGGTCCTCTAGACTGCGCTGGTAGGTGCCGCGGTAATCTTGCAGGTTTGCCGCATGACGGAGTGTGGGATCGGCCCACACCTGGGGCGATTCGGGCGTGTGGTCGGGGGTTTTCGAGGGTGAGGGCAGCGGAGCGCTCTCGAGCGATGGGGGTTCACGTCTGGGCTGGGTCGGCCCGACCTGGTGCGCGCTGGCCTGGCTCACCTCCTGTACCGCCCGGAGCAGTCGGGTAAAGGCGTAGGGGAACCGACGTGAAGGCACCACCACCCCTAGCGAGCCGATCACCTGCCCTTCTGAGCCAAAGATGGGCGCAGCCAGCCCAGAGAGGCCCAAGGCGTATTCCTCGAGTTCCACCGCGAAGCCCATCTGTCGCACCCGCGCCAGCTCCTCGCGCAAGGCTAGAGGATCGGTAAGGGTGTAGGGGGTACGTGGGCGCAACTCCCCCGCCTGCTGGGTGAGTTCGTCCTCCGGCAGATAGGCCAAGACTGCTTTTCCCAGCGCGAAGGCGTACAAGCTCCCCTGGACTTGCCTCTCCAGCCCCTCGGGCTTGGGCAGCCCCTGGCGGCCGCGGGTGGCCAGTTCAAGTCCTCCCTCCGGGGTGAGCAAAGCCAGGTAGACCCGCTCCCGGGTGCGCAGGTAAAGCTCCTCGAGCGCATCCTGCAAGCGCTCGAAGTGCTCGGCTTTGGGGGTGGAGTGGGCGGGGGCCAAGGCGGCCTTGGAGACCCGGTAGCTAGACCCCTCCCGCTCGGCGAAGCCCTCCGCGACCAGGCTGGCCAGCAGGGCGTAGGCCGTTGAGAGACTCTTGCCCAGCATCCGGGCTACCTCCCTCGCCTCGAGTCCCTCCGGATGGGCGGCCAGATAGGCCAGTACCCGCAGGGCTGCTTCCACTGTGCTAAGCCGCTTGCTCCGTCCCATTGCCTCCCTCGGATTGCTGGGAATCCCCTGGAAACCTGGCTCGTTCTGACGGAGCCATCATTACCTTAGGCCCCTCCCCGCGTCAAGAAACCGCCCTTTTTGAACATTGTGCGAAACTCCGCCATTCTTGCAGTGGCGCGTGCGGCTTCATAAGCTGTTAGCCAGGTCCACCGTATAAGGTGCAAGTCTAACAACCGGGAGGGTGATTATGGATCAAAGCGCGGATCGGATCGAAGCGGTGCTGAAAGAAGAGCGGGTGTTCTACCCTTCGGAAGACTTCAAGCGATCTGCCCTCCTCGCCAAGCCCGAGGAGTACCAAGCCCTGTACGAGGAGAGCTTGAGGGATCCGGAAGGTTTCTGGGGCCGTTTTGCGGGTGAGTTCCACTGGTTCGAGCCTTGGAAGAAAGTGCTCGAGTGGAATGTTCCCTACGCGAAGTGGTTCGTGGGCGGAAAGACCAACCTGACCTATAACGCCCTCGATCGCCACCTCGCCTCCCGCCGCAACAAAGCGGCTATCGTCTTCGAGGGTGAGCCCGGCGATTCCCGGGTGCTCACCTACCACGACCTGCACCGCGAGGTCAGCAAGTTCGCCAACGTGCTCAAAGGGCTGGGGGTGAACAAGGGCGACCGGGTGACCATCTACCTGCCGATGATCCCGGAGGCCGCCATCGCCATGCTGGCGTGTGCCCGCATCGGGGCCATCCATAGCGTGGTTTTCGGGGGCTTCTCGGCCTCGGCCCTTGCCGAACGCATCAACGATGCCCAGTCCGCGGTGTTGGTCACTGCCGATGGCGGCTGGCGGCGGGGTTCGGTGGTTCCCCTCAAGGCCAACGCTGACGAGGCCCTAGCCAGCACCGAAAGCGTCCGGCATGTAGTGGT
This window harbors:
- a CDS encoding AMP-binding protein encodes the protein MGRSKRLSTVEAALRVLAYLAAHPEGLEAREVARMLGKSLSTAYALLASLVAEGFAEREGSSYRVSKAALAPAHSTPKAEHFERLQDALEELYLRTRERVYLALLTPEGGLELATRGRQGLPKPEGLERQVQGSLYAFALGKAVLAYLPEDELTQQAGELRPRTPYTLTDPLALREELARVRQMGFAVELEEYALGLSGLAAPIFGSEGQVIGSLGVVVPSRRFPYAFTRLLRAVQEVSQASAHQVGPTQPRREPPSLESAPLPSPSKTPDHTPESPQVWADPTLRHAANLQDYRGTYQRSLEDPEGFWAEWAERFCWFERWRKVQELNLPLHRWFVGGKTNLTYNALDRHASSPRRNQLALVALSGEGKTHKLTYRELLDRTARLASALKRLGVVAGDRVAVYMPTGLEASLAMLACARIGAVHVLIPAGLGAAALRERLEDTGAKLLIAADRSYQAGQAVSLSGVVEEAVQGLEVEVLWHRRGNTPRHPEFWEVLEAESTLAPAEPLDSEHPLFILYTSGSTGKPKGVVHVHGGYMVGTTYHLRTFFDAKDTDVFWSTSDIGWIVGHSYIVYAPLLEGLTSVLREGAPDYPNPGIFWQLVERYRVNVMFTAPTAVRMFMKFGPEWPSKADLSSLRLLAVAGEPLNPEAWLWAWEHLADSGRRAFVADNWWQTELGGPTLGTPLTHPAKPGAAGVALPGVEAAIVSPEGQEVPAGQGGLLVLKRPFPHMMRTVWGNPERYAQYWREIPGEVYAAGDVASCDEDGYFSVLGRADDVLNVAGHRIGTADVESALVSHPAVAEAAVIGVADSLKGERIKAFVVLRAGQLQSEALVDA
- a CDS encoding putative nucleotidyltransferase substrate binding domain-containing protein, whose protein sequence is MNAQKFSDPLDFVQLCPPFDQLPLQALQILEKSLEVAYLPAGMRVLEEGGKSSNHLYLIRKGSVRLERGGKVVMQLEEGDLFGYPSLLSQDAPAFDVIAEEDLLAYRWPAETFRTLMEYPGFAQFFTQGLAERLHKAVQPESTYLQVDFSLPIRQVVSRPAVFVPRGYTVQQAAQLMRQHRISSVLVMGDPVGILTDRDLRNRVLAEGLPPNTPVEQVMSTPLKTLAASSSLFEALSFMIAQDIHHLPLTEEGRIIGVVTDTVFLRQQARSPLYLARRLERSEDPEQLQGYGLELAGVIENLLNGGLGAAEIGRAVSTLNDLLLYRLLRLAEQKLGPPPTPYAWIVFGSEGRMEQTLLTDQDNALIYAQPSPQAAHYFPQLAEFVVNGMLSAGFPPCPGGYMAINWHKPLADWLQLFREWIERPTPEALLESAIFFDFRPLHSSLDLSALREAVGQARSNQRFLAQLARSALEFRPPLTLFRQIRQDEAGLDLKKSGITPIVSLARLYALAAGSEAVSTPERLKAAAQAGTLSEETALTLAEAFAFLLRLRLREQLQAFRKGQPVGNRVRLETLSPLERRHLREAFLAIREAQEATRLSFRTDQLG
- a CDS encoding cation acetate symporter, which codes for MVRGQGVHCSRGNTKLSRPSPPHPSANCVSPKGDKVLAPGGLVANPIDTLSLGLALMLGTAGLPHILMRFYTVPDAKAARTSVTWATLFIGFFYLMTFVLGFGAMTLVGPDAIRAIDKGGNMAAPLLAEALGGTPFLGFIAAVAFATILAVVAGLTLSGAAALSHDIWVNVVRRGHVSEGEQLRVARTATLVLGIVAILLGIAFKGQNVAFTVGLAFAIAASGNLPALVYSIFWRGFTTAGAVAAILVGTLSAVLLIYLSPTVQVDILKHAAPIFPLKNPGIISIPLGFLAGWLVSILSREREAEERFLEVERRVHLGAGD
- a CDS encoding IS701-like element ISMesi2 family transposase, coding for MLSQASPKGVMPMNPPKCDDLDYIHFLIAAQRVFTCTEAARCSPKEKSPPAHDAFTRLLQRQPPDTAALWQEAKAFVKLREGLLILDDTTLDKPYARDMDLVSYHWSGKHQRVVRGIALMTLLWTEGQALIPCDFRVYDKPQDGKRKNDHFQTMLQKAKERGFQPEYVLMDSWYASLENLKAIVSFGWRFLTRLKGNRLVNPEGKGNVPIREVEIPGEGRVVHLRGFGFVRVFRTLSKDGEAEYWATNHLGMSEEKRAELERQGWGIEVYHRGLKQCCGVERAQVRKAVSILRHLLLALRAFLRLEVYRLRRGVSWYEAKASIVREAIRSYLAHPLHILQPTA
- a CDS encoding 3'-5' exonuclease, with translation MLKRLLRRTPALPWEEVVYWALDLETSGLKPQDQILSVGMVPIRKGVIRYGEHFYSLVRPHRFDTLSLEGLRAHQIRPFELREAPPLCQVLREVHQRLKEGVLLVHHALVDVAFLRRAYARCDLVWPEPQVVDTVKLLHKLGQRRALLEPHPETPPENLAKARAFLDLPPYTAHHALTDALATAEIFLVLRAKLGIRTLRELV
- a CDS encoding helix-turn-helix domain-containing protein — encoded protein: MLDNKKLAYSRKEVAELLGLHVNTIDKYVRLGVLPARKLGSRWLIPASALREWLEGHENYPAGQGGGE